One stretch of Trichocoleus desertorum ATA4-8-CV12 DNA includes these proteins:
- a CDS encoding PAP/fibrillin family protein, which produces MSAETYEQKTAKQALREALMAYEGNPKHQAVAAAIEHLNRLNPIATLADYEALMDGEWLLISAPNFPDGERQPDGTYVYTLGRLAFNLFQPTSLRVVIDRVLQPVVPIDNGQQRTHDIIVEFTTQAKDIPPLQGIIHNFGICQVIDDKTLSVQFTGGALVPKHLDQMEMWQAVFGNQSKSEKRRFKEKVMSKVANLLLGIIPPQGMDHQTGKVSFTMQRSPKGRLTLLYLDEELRITRGERGTVLVCERLIDGVCQGG; this is translated from the coding sequence ATGAGTGCAGAGACTTACGAGCAGAAAACCGCTAAACAAGCCCTAAGGGAAGCACTAATGGCCTATGAAGGAAACCCCAAACATCAGGCAGTAGCGGCAGCGATCGAGCATTTAAACCGCCTCAACCCAATCGCAACGCTTGCCGATTACGAGGCATTGATGGATGGAGAGTGGTTGTTGATTAGTGCTCCCAACTTTCCTGATGGAGAACGGCAACCTGACGGAACCTACGTTTATACGCTGGGACGTCTAGCTTTTAACCTGTTTCAACCGACCAGTCTTAGGGTTGTGATCGATCGCGTACTGCAACCTGTCGTCCCCATAGATAATGGTCAACAACGCACTCATGACATCATTGTGGAGTTCACAACTCAAGCCAAAGATATTCCTCCGCTTCAGGGTATCATTCATAACTTCGGCATTTGTCAGGTAATAGATGACAAAACTCTAAGTGTGCAATTCACAGGAGGAGCATTGGTACCCAAGCATCTGGATCAGATGGAAATGTGGCAAGCAGTGTTTGGCAACCAGTCTAAATCTGAGAAGCGCAGGTTCAAGGAAAAGGTGATGAGCAAGGTGGCAAATCTCTTGTTGGGAATTATCCCTCCGCAAGGCATGGATCATCAAACGGGGAAAGTATCCTTTACGATGCAGCGATCGCCTAAAGGCAGACTAACGCTGCTTTATCTAGATGAAGAATTGCGTATTACGCGAGGGGAGCGAGGAACTGTTTTAGTTTGTGAGCGGTTGATTGACGGAGTTTGCCAGGGTGGTTGA
- a CDS encoding tocopherol cyclase family protein, with protein MVNFASRSAYFQTPPLFQTPHSGYHWQGGDHRFFEGWYYRVTLPDVAQTFAFMYSIEDPQGGTPTRGGAAQILGPRDEYLCRTFPQVQQFWAWQHALGLGHWRYRSQVGQAQTTQNPQNIEQPRFLVPEEFDRQVREGYQATATWHQGVLSDPGSGALTRWQYKIQPVYGWGDVGKTQQSTAGWLSSLQIFEPGWQILMAHGWATGWIEWNGQRYDFANAPAYSEKNWGGSFPQKWFWLNCNCFADQPDLALTAGGGRRGVLWWMESVAMIGIHHQGKFYEFVPWNSKVSWQIQPWGCWQMQAENDEYRVELVGTCEAPGTPLRAPTEQGLIFFCRDTMHGHVTLRLWQRDRPQPILVAESNLCGLEVGGEPWDTVWES; from the coding sequence ATGGTCAACTTTGCCTCACGTTCTGCTTACTTTCAAACACCCCCCCTATTTCAGACTCCCCATAGTGGCTACCACTGGCAGGGTGGCGATCATCGCTTCTTCGAAGGCTGGTACTACCGGGTCACATTGCCTGATGTGGCCCAAACCTTTGCCTTTATGTACTCCATTGAAGACCCTCAAGGCGGCACTCCTACTAGGGGTGGTGCCGCCCAAATTTTAGGGCCAAGAGACGAATACCTCTGTCGAACGTTTCCGCAGGTGCAACAGTTTTGGGCGTGGCAGCATGCTTTAGGCTTAGGCCACTGGCGTTATAGGAGTCAGGTAGGCCAAGCGCAAACTACCCAAAACCCGCAGAACATAGAGCAGCCCAGATTTTTAGTACCCGAAGAGTTCGATCGCCAAGTCCGAGAAGGCTACCAGGCTACAGCAACTTGGCATCAAGGAGTTCTAAGCGATCCAGGTTCTGGCGCGTTGACGCGTTGGCAATACAAAATTCAACCTGTTTACGGCTGGGGTGATGTAGGAAAAACTCAACAATCCACCGCTGGTTGGCTCTCATCTCTACAAATTTTTGAACCTGGCTGGCAAATCTTGATGGCGCATGGTTGGGCAACAGGCTGGATTGAGTGGAACGGCCAACGCTATGACTTCGCTAATGCGCCTGCCTATAGCGAGAAGAACTGGGGTGGCTCGTTTCCCCAAAAATGGTTTTGGCTGAATTGCAATTGCTTTGCTGATCAGCCTGACCTCGCTCTCACGGCTGGAGGTGGTAGACGGGGGGTGCTGTGGTGGATGGAATCAGTCGCCATGATCGGCATTCACCATCAAGGTAAATTTTATGAGTTTGTGCCTTGGAACAGCAAAGTAAGCTGGCAAATTCAGCCCTGGGGTTGCTGGCAAATGCAAGCAGAGAATGACGAGTATCGCGTGGAGTTAGTTGGTACCTGCGAGGCTCCTGGCACACCTTTGCGGGCTCCCACCGAGCAAGGTTTAATCTTCTTCTGTCGCGACACAATGCATGGGCATGTCACATTACGCCTCTGGCAGCGCGATCGCCCGCAACCAATTTTGGTGGCTGAGAGCAATCTCTGCGGCTTAGAAGTGGGGGGAGAACCTTGGGACACAGTTTGGGAGTCCTAA
- a CDS encoding site-specific integrase, whose translation MQSREQQRKASKGSVQIKTSNNRLQLVFSFGGKRHYLSTGFTDNPVNRKAAEMKARQIELDLASGNFDPTLEKYKPQSVLSTVTPITPIAPPKPSLAELWEQFIAYKRPQCSPSTMRCQYRTFSSYVDKLPTYDLEKACDIRDHALQTIPLDSCKRFLIRLNACCNWAVQSGLISENPFDGMAAEIKLSKSQQADADEIDPFSAEERDAILEALRTNQFSSKYARVKHSHYYPYTRFMFMTGCRPSEAIALQWKHISEDFRYVHFVQAVVEGESGKVCKKGLKTQEKRRFPCNESLKQMLQAIKPEKCDLEALLFPSPEDQTWINTNNFSKRTWRPVLAGLGIKYRKPYQTRHTFITLALENGLDAKDVARLVGNSPKIIYEHYAGNKRELAVPEF comes from the coding sequence ATGCAATCTAGAGAGCAGCAGCGCAAAGCTTCCAAGGGTTCAGTTCAGATCAAGACTTCTAACAACCGTCTACAGTTGGTTTTTTCCTTCGGGGGTAAACGGCATTATTTATCGACTGGGTTTACTGATAACCCGGTTAACCGAAAAGCTGCTGAGATGAAAGCTCGGCAGATTGAGCTAGATCTAGCTTCAGGAAACTTTGATCCAACCCTTGAAAAGTACAAGCCCCAGTCTGTTCTCAGCACCGTTACCCCAATTACCCCAATTGCGCCACCGAAACCTTCTCTTGCTGAGTTGTGGGAGCAATTTATCGCTTATAAGCGGCCCCAGTGCTCTCCTAGCACAATGCGGTGTCAATACAGAACATTTAGTAGCTATGTTGACAAATTGCCTACGTATGACCTGGAGAAGGCCTGCGATATTCGGGATCATGCCCTACAAACAATTCCTCTGGATTCATGTAAAAGATTTCTCATCCGTTTGAACGCTTGTTGTAATTGGGCGGTGCAATCTGGCTTGATTTCTGAAAACCCGTTTGACGGTATGGCTGCGGAAATTAAGCTATCCAAGTCCCAACAGGCAGATGCTGACGAGATCGATCCGTTTTCGGCAGAAGAACGAGATGCCATCTTGGAAGCATTAAGGACTAATCAGTTCTCCAGTAAATATGCTCGTGTCAAGCACTCTCACTACTACCCATACACTCGGTTTATGTTCATGACGGGTTGCCGTCCTTCCGAGGCGATCGCGCTCCAATGGAAACACATCTCCGAAGATTTTCGATATGTTCATTTCGTGCAGGCGGTGGTCGAGGGCGAGAGCGGTAAGGTCTGTAAGAAGGGGTTGAAGACTCAGGAGAAAAGGCGATTTCCCTGCAATGAGTCTCTTAAACAGATGCTCCAGGCTATAAAACCTGAAAAATGTGACCTAGAGGCTTTACTTTTTCCCAGCCCTGAAGATCAAACTTGGATTAATACTAATAATTTCTCTAAAAGAACTTGGAGGCCAGTCTTGGCAGGGTTAGGGATTAAATATCGCAAGCCATACCAAACGCGCCATACGTTTATTACTTTGGCGCTGGAGAATGGTTTAGATGCCAAAGATGTAGCAAGATTGGTTGGCAATTCTCCCAAAATTATTTATGAGCATTACGCAGGCAATAAACGGGAATTAGCTGTTCCGGAGTTTTGA
- a CDS encoding Uma2 family endonuclease: MTLAKPSIEQTDPPRSPKEVLPTMYDLPSENLEEPGLPDEYHYLQPQLLSATFRLADYAADQVFTAGDLNLYYDVHHPNWYKRPDWFAAVGVPRLYENRDLRLSYVIWQEGISPSIVVELLSPGTEAEDLGQRDRSSGQPPTKWEVYEQILRVPYYILFNRYTNLLRCFTLVAGQYQEVELTEPKLWMPTLNIGIGIWQGEYSGIQRQWLRWYDAQNRWISTDAERADRLAARLQAMGLDPNELD, translated from the coding sequence ATGACACTGGCAAAACCCTCCATTGAGCAGACCGATCCCCCGCGATCGCCCAAAGAAGTACTGCCCACCATGTATGATTTGCCTAGCGAAAATCTAGAGGAACCTGGCTTGCCCGATGAATATCACTACCTCCAGCCCCAACTACTGAGTGCTACCTTTCGCTTGGCAGACTATGCTGCCGACCAAGTCTTTACTGCTGGCGATCTCAACCTGTATTACGACGTTCACCACCCCAACTGGTACAAGCGTCCCGACTGGTTCGCTGCGGTCGGCGTGCCTCGTCTTTACGAAAACCGAGACCTGCGTTTAAGCTACGTCATCTGGCAAGAAGGCATCAGTCCCAGCATTGTAGTCGAGCTACTCTCCCCAGGCACCGAAGCCGAAGACCTCGGTCAGCGCGATCGCAGCAGCGGCCAACCTCCCACCAAATGGGAAGTCTACGAGCAAATCCTACGTGTTCCTTACTACATCCTCTTCAACCGCTACACCAACCTGCTCCGCTGTTTTACCCTAGTTGCAGGCCAATATCAGGAAGTAGAACTCACAGAACCAAAGCTGTGGATGCCAACTCTGAATATTGGCATAGGAATATGGCAAGGGGAATACAGCGGCATTCAACGCCAGTGGCTCCGTTGGTACGATGCCCAGAACCGTTGGATTTCCACCGATGCCGAACGAGCTGACAGACTAGCAGCCCGATTGCAGGCAATGGGACTAGACCCAAACGAACTAGATTAG
- the csx3 gene encoding CRISPR-associated protein Csx3, translated as MDTHPLIHLKTLAANYQVLEITSIPPNQQIKPEAIAEIELPADLDLEREVVLFGQMPTWLYGVLVDHCRVAPWIACFSAPEGGAIVVHSQVPERAIGDLISITLQRPTRPAILIGGPPESGKSIFSNALRQSLTQKWPEQQIFLQRANWDGEGNWSHESRDRDFAKRLIAEHERRIHEHKNAAELVPEYFHYHTRATANLRQLLNLVLVDVGGKVQPEKLPLVEQCTHYIIISKKPELVQEWHDLCQTHLQPLAVIHSVLEPRDCQVLTTKPFLEIIAGPWTSEEALQMPNIVLEAVQTYCLANQSRTLPA; from the coding sequence ATGGATACTCACCCCCTGATTCACCTCAAAACCTTAGCGGCGAACTACCAAGTTCTAGAGATCACTTCTATCCCTCCCAACCAGCAGATTAAGCCAGAGGCGATCGCTGAGATTGAGCTACCCGCTGATTTAGATCTAGAGCGAGAGGTGGTTTTGTTTGGGCAAATGCCTACTTGGCTCTATGGCGTTTTAGTGGATCATTGCCGTGTAGCCCCGTGGATCGCTTGCTTCTCTGCCCCAGAAGGAGGTGCGATCGTGGTTCATAGCCAAGTGCCAGAACGGGCGATCGGTGATTTGATTTCCATCACGTTGCAGCGCCCCACTCGTCCTGCAATTCTAATTGGTGGCCCGCCGGAAAGTGGTAAGAGTATCTTCTCAAATGCCCTACGTCAAAGTCTGACCCAGAAGTGGCCTGAACAGCAGATATTTTTGCAACGTGCTAACTGGGATGGAGAGGGTAATTGGAGTCACGAATCTCGCGATCGAGATTTTGCCAAGCGGTTAATTGCAGAGCATGAGCGGCGCATTCATGAGCATAAAAATGCGGCTGAACTCGTACCGGAATATTTTCACTATCACACACGGGCGACCGCTAACTTACGGCAGTTGCTCAATCTAGTATTGGTTGATGTGGGGGGCAAGGTGCAGCCGGAGAAACTGCCTTTGGTGGAGCAATGCACGCACTACATCATCATTAGTAAAAAGCCTGAACTCGTGCAGGAATGGCATGACTTGTGCCAAACCCATCTCCAGCCTCTAGCGGTGATCCATAGTGTGCTGGAACCACGAGACTGTCAGGTACTAACCACCAAACCATTTCTAGAAATCATTGCAGGCCCTTGGACTTCGGAAGAGGCGTTACAGATGCCAAATATTGTTTTAGAAGCAGTGCAAACTTACTGTTTAGCTAATCAATCTAGGACACTACCAGCTTAA
- the csx3 gene encoding CRISPR-associated protein Csx3 translates to MKPLELQLIPQQTETGLAYQLLHINITTPDGLVEPQDLQGVSLPDDFVGSQGVVIEGRAPIWVYGFLVHACHAAAWVACFDPRLGAATSRSGGAVVVEAHSRAVQVGQVLPINLPESIFRK, encoded by the coding sequence ATGAAACCTCTAGAACTACAACTGATCCCTCAGCAGACCGAAACTGGCCTTGCTTACCAGCTTCTGCACATCAACATCACGACACCAGATGGCTTAGTGGAACCGCAAGATTTACAGGGGGTAAGCCTGCCAGATGATTTTGTGGGTAGTCAAGGAGTTGTGATTGAAGGGAGAGCACCCATTTGGGTTTATGGCTTTTTGGTACATGCTTGTCACGCAGCAGCTTGGGTGGCTTGTTTTGACCCGCGTTTAGGTGCAGCCACATCGCGATCGGGTGGTGCAGTTGTAGTAGAGGCACATTCACGGGCAGTTCAAGTTGGACAAGTTCTCCCCATCAATTTACCTGAGTCTATTTTTCGCAAGTAG
- a CDS encoding HD domain-containing protein: protein MTSFEQTILTSRFEAALVYAVQLHAQQRRKVTGTPYVAHLLSVAALVLEDGGTEDEAIAALLHDAVEDQGGATTRAEISRRFGAAVVEIVDGCTEPDLQSGQGWQEHKLQYLEQIRQADPAVRRVALADKLHNARSLLVNFRLEGDGIWSQFQGGKAGVLWLAERQVELFRQVSYSGMVTELEQVVQALAWQVGVAATSPELEEDISIGD from the coding sequence ATGACGAGCTTTGAGCAGACGATCCTGACCTCTCGCTTTGAGGCTGCCTTGGTCTATGCGGTGCAGCTCCACGCTCAGCAGCGGCGCAAGGTTACAGGTACGCCTTATGTGGCCCATCTCCTGAGTGTGGCTGCTTTGGTATTAGAGGATGGGGGCACTGAAGATGAGGCGATCGCGGCGCTGCTGCATGATGCGGTGGAAGACCAAGGTGGAGCCACAACACGGGCAGAGATTTCGCGGCGATTTGGGGCGGCAGTGGTAGAGATTGTCGATGGGTGTACAGAGCCAGATTTACAGTCAGGGCAGGGATGGCAAGAACATAAGTTGCAATATCTGGAGCAGATACGGCAGGCTGATCCAGCGGTACGGCGGGTGGCGTTGGCGGATAAGTTGCACAATGCGCGATCGCTGCTGGTGAATTTTCGGCTGGAGGGAGACGGAATCTGGAGCCAGTTTCAGGGTGGTAAGGCAGGGGTGCTTTGGTTGGCTGAGAGGCAAGTGGAGCTGTTTCGGCAAGTGAGCTACAGTGGAATGGTGACGGAACTGGAGCAGGTGGTGCAAGCGTTGGCGTGGCAGGTTGGAGTTGCCGCAACTAGCCCGGAACTGGAAGAGGATATTTCCATCGGGGATTAG
- the cas2 gene encoding CRISPR-associated endonuclease Cas2, giving the protein MLVLVVYDVPDDRRRVKLATFLEGYGRRVQYSVFECFLNLDEMRQLHEKVRRRVKSTEDNVRFYWISEEAVSRVLTIGSSPPQEPPQAYII; this is encoded by the coding sequence ATGCTGGTTTTGGTAGTTTATGATGTTCCCGATGATCGGCGACGGGTGAAGTTAGCTACTTTCCTAGAAGGGTATGGTCGGCGGGTGCAGTATTCTGTTTTTGAATGTTTTTTGAATTTGGATGAAATGCGCCAGCTTCACGAAAAGGTGAGGCGACGGGTTAAGTCTACAGAGGACAATGTGCGGTTTTATTGGATTTCTGAGGAGGCGGTTTCTAGGGTTTTAACAATCGGTAGTTCTCCGCCTCAGGAGCCGCCTCAAGCTTACATCATCTAA
- the cas1 gene encoding CRISPR-associated endonuclease Cas1: MADLVQQFLAATNFELAWEQVATNQGCAGVDGETIAQFGLHKDAAIANLIAVLAKGKYRPLPLWQLFIPKAEDGWRELGVPTVRDRLVQQALLQVLHPLMEREFEGCSFAYRPGRSHLMAVRQVAHWRDRGYEWVLDADIVQYFEQVQHLRLLAEVEERLVSYVGEEDIRFVLSLIEAWISVGVLTQAGLVLPQKGIPQGAVISPLLANIYLDDFDAAFASCDLRLVRFSDDFVLLGRRRSRLVQAQAEVEQLLSSMGLQLHADKTRITNFEQGFRFLGHAFAGDVVVRIKKPTERKLQPVKREELRLVHAEASTQPTVMQQALVEALKTAGTPIPPPLFVVLGYAVRSAKSVSIDSDEMVWKADMSTLYLVQQGTTLRKEQGRFLIQPPKEDEAEVPIREVERILVFGTIQLTAAVISTCLELQIPVVFLSQLGEYKGHLWSAESADLVVETAQFQRQQDESFKRAIAREVVQGKLWNSKQLLLRLNRKRQLPEVAEVIAKLDGDREAVSQLGNTPTLDTIRGYEGAGAARYFAALNQLIVNPGFSLTERAFHPPTDPMNSLLSFGYTLLFNNVFSLLLAEGLNPYLGNLHGAERPKAYLAFDLMEEFRSPIVDTLVMKLVNQKILKPTDFTWPTQDGGVYITDPARRIFLKYFEERMCEQVSHPDVKEPVSYRRVIQLQIQRYAKVLLGNHSYESFRRVI, from the coding sequence ATGGCTGATCTAGTTCAGCAATTTCTAGCTGCTACTAATTTTGAGCTGGCGTGGGAGCAGGTTGCGACGAATCAGGGCTGTGCGGGCGTAGATGGGGAGACGATCGCGCAGTTTGGGCTGCATAAGGACGCTGCGATCGCGAATTTAATTGCAGTTTTAGCCAAGGGGAAATATCGACCTTTGCCGTTGTGGCAGTTGTTTATCCCTAAGGCTGAGGATGGGTGGCGTGAGTTGGGGGTGCCGACGGTGCGCGATCGCCTGGTGCAGCAGGCGTTGCTTCAGGTGCTGCATCCATTGATGGAGCGGGAGTTTGAGGGATGTAGTTTTGCTTATCGGCCTGGGCGATCGCATTTGATGGCGGTGCGGCAGGTGGCCCATTGGCGCGATCGCGGCTATGAGTGGGTGCTGGATGCCGATATTGTGCAGTATTTTGAGCAGGTGCAGCATCTGCGGTTGTTGGCGGAAGTGGAGGAGCGCTTAGTCAGCTATGTAGGAGAGGAGGACATTCGGTTTGTTCTGAGCCTGATTGAAGCTTGGATTTCGGTGGGGGTGCTGACGCAAGCAGGGTTGGTATTGCCACAGAAGGGCATTCCGCAGGGGGCTGTGATTTCGCCGCTGTTGGCAAATATTTATCTGGATGATTTTGATGCTGCTTTTGCTAGTTGTGACCTGAGGTTGGTGCGGTTTTCGGATGATTTTGTGCTGTTGGGACGACGGCGATCGCGCTTGGTTCAGGCGCAAGCAGAGGTGGAACAACTGCTCAGCAGTATGGGGTTGCAACTGCATGCAGACAAAACTCGGATCACGAATTTTGAGCAAGGGTTTCGCTTTTTGGGACATGCGTTTGCGGGAGACGTAGTGGTTCGCATTAAGAAGCCAACGGAGCGAAAGTTGCAGCCTGTGAAACGGGAAGAGTTGCGGTTGGTGCATGCGGAAGCTTCGACTCAACCGACGGTGATGCAACAAGCATTAGTGGAGGCATTGAAAACGGCTGGCACTCCAATTCCGCCACCGCTGTTTGTGGTACTGGGGTATGCGGTGCGCTCAGCGAAGTCTGTCTCGATTGACTCGGATGAAATGGTTTGGAAGGCTGATATGTCTACGCTTTATTTGGTACAGCAGGGAACAACGCTTCGGAAGGAGCAGGGACGCTTTTTGATTCAGCCGCCGAAGGAAGATGAGGCGGAGGTGCCTATTCGTGAAGTAGAACGGATTTTGGTGTTTGGCACGATTCAGCTGACAGCAGCTGTGATTTCCACTTGTTTGGAGTTGCAGATTCCGGTGGTGTTTTTGAGCCAACTGGGGGAGTATAAGGGTCACTTGTGGAGTGCTGAGTCAGCGGATTTAGTGGTAGAAACAGCGCAGTTTCAGAGGCAGCAGGATGAATCGTTTAAGCGGGCGATCGCGCGGGAAGTGGTGCAAGGCAAGTTATGGAACTCGAAGCAATTGTTGCTACGGTTGAATCGGAAGCGACAGTTGCCAGAGGTAGCGGAGGTGATCGCGAAGTTAGATGGCGATCGCGAAGCAGTGAGTCAACTAGGCAATACGCCAACGCTGGATACGATTCGAGGGTATGAGGGGGCTGGGGCAGCGCGATATTTTGCGGCACTGAATCAATTGATTGTGAATCCAGGCTTTAGTTTGACGGAACGGGCGTTTCACCCACCGACTGACCCGATGAATTCGTTGCTGAGTTTTGGCTACACGCTGTTATTTAATAATGTGTTTAGTTTGTTGCTGGCTGAGGGGCTGAATCCTTATTTGGGAAATTTGCATGGGGCAGAGCGTCCGAAGGCTTATTTGGCGTTTGATCTGATGGAGGAGTTTCGATCGCCAATCGTGGATACTCTAGTGATGAAGTTGGTCAACCAGAAGATCCTGAAGCCAACAGACTTTACGTGGCCCACTCAAGACGGAGGTGTATATATTACCGATCCCGCTAGACGAATTTTCTTAAAGTATTTTGAGGAGCGGATGTGTGAACAGGTGTCTCACCCGGATGTAAAGGAGCCTGTTTCTTATCGTCGAGTCATTCAGCTTCAGATTCAGCGCTATGCGAAGGTGTTGTTAGGAAACCACAGCTATGAATCTTTTCGCCGGGTGATCTAG
- a CDS encoding type III-B CRISPR module-associated protein Cmr3, protein MFQHLIVIEPLGLLYGSSGRFLSPENLVGRSGASFPPSAATVSGLFAAYHAQTTKDSKTLKETLKPLQLAGPFWADSNTPENFHVPTPLHCLVKDQRIRCCMAWQQGQWLTWSDEKRQWETPPNDKFEKGTWVAIADWHKLQHPTTAKEVEVQLAPWKFLPHLHPHLMEDERRVDSDKERGSLFLENGVQMNPDACLIYLSNMPLKEGWYRFGGEGHMVNLRCIEIQADYIISQLLQAPLKQSFALITPAIWGSNRLSYREPGIQRSNGWEPLWNAVLLTERAMPFRYRLGGKERTKLLSRGRYAVPAGTVYITEHPQPAWVDWSEDWFPKEGPSLKRWGCGLALPLPGAIAEPTAETQGAIAS, encoded by the coding sequence ATGTTCCAACACCTGATTGTGATTGAGCCTCTGGGTCTACTTTATGGCAGTTCCGGGCGTTTTCTGTCACCCGAGAACTTGGTAGGGCGATCGGGCGCTAGCTTTCCGCCTAGTGCGGCAACTGTATCAGGTTTGTTTGCTGCCTATCATGCCCAGACAACAAAAGACTCGAAAACACTGAAAGAAACGCTCAAGCCCTTACAACTGGCTGGACCGTTTTGGGCAGACAGCAATACTCCAGAAAATTTTCATGTTCCTACACCATTGCACTGCCTAGTCAAGGATCAGCGCATTCGATGCTGTATGGCTTGGCAACAAGGGCAGTGGCTTACCTGGTCAGACGAAAAACGCCAATGGGAGACTCCACCAAACGACAAATTTGAGAAGGGAACCTGGGTAGCGATCGCAGACTGGCATAAACTACAGCACCCAACAACAGCAAAGGAAGTTGAAGTACAGCTCGCGCCGTGGAAGTTTTTGCCTCATCTGCATCCTCATTTAATGGAAGATGAACGCCGAGTAGACAGTGATAAAGAACGCGGCAGTTTATTTCTTGAAAATGGCGTACAGATGAACCCTGATGCCTGTCTGATTTACCTCTCAAATATGCCACTAAAAGAGGGTTGGTATCGATTTGGTGGAGAGGGTCATATGGTAAACCTACGATGCATAGAAATACAAGCAGACTACATTATTAGCCAGTTACTACAAGCCCCCTTGAAACAAAGCTTTGCCCTCATTACTCCTGCCATCTGGGGATCAAACCGTCTCTCCTATCGTGAACCCGGTATTCAACGAAGTAACGGCTGGGAACCTCTTTGGAATGCAGTGTTATTGACCGAGCGGGCAATGCCCTTCCGTTACCGCTTGGGAGGTAAAGAAAGAACAAAGCTTCTATCACGTGGTCGCTATGCTGTCCCTGCCGGAACTGTCTACATCACCGAACACCCCCAACCTGCTTGGGTGGATTGGAGTGAGGATTGGTTTCCTAAAGAAGGTCCATCTCTCAAGCGGTGGGGCTGTGGTTTAGCTTTACCCTTACCGGGAGCGATCGCTGAGCCTACTGCTGAAACCCAAGGAGCGATCGCTTCCTAG
- a CDS encoding type III-B CRISPR module RAMP protein Cmr4 has protein sequence MYHKAYGIIETLAPLHVGASAGEETGNLNLIFRDQFTQTGIIPGSSIRGRFRADMRQKRQWWLEKQLKEKQIVIPNSRVQTVEVGEGEKKKTLSRLEWLELQAKEQKITVPDLINENYWYGHSSVAGQTDGGTTEALVKFEYASLVWLPVFCPGQPIVWVSCPRLLKRYQQITDISYPIPKPVDGQYPVKLNNHRNRLFFNLGFLDNLKSTPELSAWVPLNSRVKPENLVVVDDSDIATIHDMALYRQTRTKLEDGAKKVENFFGFEALPEDSILVFPIAIRQSVSKVDIENKIAWKPFKETTTDLYLGGLESIGCGRTSVMLSGEYFTATSGSNYSQSQSIGA, from the coding sequence ATGTATCACAAAGCCTACGGCATCATCGAGACCCTGGCTCCACTTCATGTAGGAGCCAGCGCTGGAGAAGAAACTGGAAACCTCAATCTCATATTCCGCGACCAATTTACCCAAACAGGTATCATTCCTGGAAGTTCCATTCGAGGCCGCTTCCGAGCCGACATGCGACAAAAACGGCAGTGGTGGCTTGAAAAACAGTTAAAAGAGAAGCAGATAGTAATTCCTAATTCGAGAGTGCAGACCGTAGAGGTTGGAGAGGGAGAGAAGAAAAAGACCCTTTCGCGGTTGGAATGGCTAGAATTGCAGGCTAAAGAGCAAAAAATCACTGTCCCAGACTTGATCAATGAAAATTACTGGTACGGTCACTCCTCGGTTGCTGGGCAAACTGATGGTGGCACAACGGAAGCTCTTGTGAAGTTTGAATACGCCTCTCTAGTGTGGTTGCCAGTGTTTTGTCCTGGTCAGCCCATCGTATGGGTTAGCTGTCCGCGTTTACTAAAACGGTACCAACAGATTACAGATATTTCCTATCCAATACCCAAACCAGTGGATGGGCAATATCCAGTGAAACTCAACAACCATCGCAATCGCCTCTTCTTCAACCTTGGGTTTCTAGACAATTTGAAGAGTACACCAGAGCTTAGTGCTTGGGTACCCCTTAACTCCCGTGTTAAGCCCGAAAACCTAGTAGTTGTGGACGACAGTGATATTGCAACAATTCATGATATGGCGCTGTATCGACAAACACGGACGAAGTTAGAAGATGGAGCAAAGAAAGTGGAGAACTTCTTTGGATTCGAAGCATTGCCTGAAGATAGCATTTTGGTGTTTCCAATCGCAATTCGCCAGAGTGTTTCCAAAGTAGACATCGAGAACAAAATAGCTTGGAAACCGTTTAAGGAAACTACTACAGATTTGTACTTGGGCGGGCTGGAATCCATTGGCTGTGGGCGAACTTCAGTCATGCTATCAGGTGAGTATTTCACCGCTACATCAGGCTCAAACTATTCACAGTCGCAATCAATAGGAGCGTGA